From Musa acuminata AAA Group cultivar baxijiao chromosome BXJ3-8, Cavendish_Baxijiao_AAA, whole genome shotgun sequence, one genomic window encodes:
- the LOC135646136 gene encoding uncharacterized protein LOC135646136 isoform X2 produces the protein MPGIPAAAAATLSTPADLFSFDDDDGFGDFIFASSDQPLPPHRQQDDDDWGEFVVSPLGSQRFESPATPPPFDAFPSHSAAVVVDEIVGVKEWEKPRGALPLSIFGEEEEEVNVPQPLQPLDLCSPSLSSSSPATDHKGPVAGGELRDLITSLYGHAPQPVGVDRIGSRLAEGKADDTGESSWEYKDASSSSPNSVLKLMMEDGIREEKSGPRGVAAVGEVEVLRIGSQGHQEANGWISVGSDGQDVSNGDDWFSGPENGEKRGEEEFWKFGDTVMENKVVSTLGQKSHEEPMIQDAETKMLGPSTETEATRSVLKSNLVDWPVHSCSNFKKEADLGLNDLNGYFCEPMFVGSSTKDITFTSSDRLTNNTLEMFIEVDQDDAVCAANDATKKHQNSDMVSSVQRDYHLGRTQCEFLKTSEVVVRNQDSACEIDKNDSTNLTHNSLVALYCRLKDGSASLLNCHLDDLKNAYEVASLSGEEVKEKEIYEEIKVAYEKLEEVKGTENAKIGEHLSKNVCISQLLKAVEEPNFRAFEQEYHLSERIISAGKELCAAIEFLEHTNSVLCILALASREEQHAYIHAWSAISVACVQELQHGAIILQESVRAQKLMQILFQEVKYFIAIGEIYRVTEVLRVSLKLYKPWILLNRGVSSQLLTNLDKCAEAWTVSGLENALKTISDANGVEYAVLAKRLLSSIKHLGDLDLSHYSFNHDKTICRISLLTTEELQDMKMVLWSGNYYFGKLANLWANRISHDPPKLTF, from the exons ATGCCTGGGattcccgctgctgctgctgccaccctCTCCACCCCCGCCGATCTGTTCTCTTTCGACGATGATGACGGCTTTGGCGACTTCATATTCGCCTCCTCCGACCAACCTCTCCCACCCCATCGGCAGCAGGACGATGACGACTGGGGCGAATTTGTCGTCAGCCCGCTCGGATCCCAGCGTTTCGAATCCCCAGCTACGCCGCCCCCCTTCGATGCCTTCCCTTCCCATTCCGCCGCCGTCGTCGTCGACGAGATCGTGGGTGTCAAGGAATGGGAGAAACCCAGAGGGGCGCTGCCGCTGTCGATTttcggggaggaggaggaggaggtgaacgTACCGCAGCCCCTCCAGCCGCTGGACCTCTGCTCTCCTTCTTTGTCTTCTTCGAGTCCGGCCACAGATCACAAGGGACCGGTTGCGGGCGGAGAGCTGAGGGATCTGATCACCAGTCTCTATGGCCATGCCCCCCAACCGGTTGGCGTTGACAGGATCGGCTCTCGTTTGGCTGAGGGAAAGGCGGACGATACCGGCGAGAGCTCTTGGGAATACAAGGACGCCTCTTCCTCGTCGCCCAATTCGGTGCTCAAGTTGATGATG GAAGACGGTATACGAGAGGAGAAATCTGGGCCTCGTGGCGTTGCAGCTGTGGGTGAAGTCGAG GTTCTTCGAATTGGGTCACAAGGTCATCAAGAGGCAAATGGTTGGATCAGTGTTGGTAGTGATGGACAAGATGTTAGTAATGGTG ATGACTGGTTTTCCGGCCCAGAGAATGGCGAGAAAAGAGGTGAAGAGGAGTTTTGGAAGTTTGGTGATACTGTTATGGAGAACAAAGTCGTATCAACTTTGGGACAAAAG AGCCATGAAGAACCAATGATTCAAGATGCTGAGACAAAGATGCTGGGTCCCAGCACTGAAACTGAG GCTACCAGAAGCGTGTTGAAAAGTAACCTAGTTGACTGGCCTGTTCATTCTTGCAGCAATTTTAAAAAAGAAGCTGATCTAGGACTCAATGACCTGAATGGGTATTTTTGTGAGCCAATGTTTGTGGGGAGTTCAACTAAAGATATAACTTTTACCTCATCCGATAGGCTTACTAACAACACACTGGAAATGTTCATTGAGGTTGATCAGGACGATGCTGTTTGTGCTGCAAATGATGCCACAAAGAAGCATCAAAACTCAGATATGGTCAGCTCAGTGCAGAGAGATTATCATCTTGGTAGAACTCAATGCGAGTTCTTAAAAACTTCAGAAGTAGTGGTCAGGAATCAGGATTCTGCATGTGAAATAGATAAAAATGATTCAACTAATTTGACACACAACTCTCTTGTAGCTCTTTATTGTAGATTGAAAGATGGATCTGCTTCCTTATTAAATTGCCATCTTGATGATCTCAAG AATGCATATGAAGTTGCTTCTCTTTCTGGTGAAGaagttaaagaaaaagaaatatatgaAGAAATTAAG GTAGCTTATGAGAAACTAGAAGAAGTTAAGGGTACTGAAAATGCCAAAATAGGAGAGCACCTATCAAAAAATGTTTGCATTAGTCAACTGCTTAAAGCTGTAGAAGAGCCAAACTTTCGAGCATTTGAGCAAGAATATCACCTGTCAGAAAGAATAATATCA GCAGGGAAAGAGTTATGTGCAGCAATTGAATTTCTTGAACATACCAACTCAGTACTTTGTATTCTGGCATTAGCATCAAGAGAGGAACAGCATGCTTATATTCATGCATGGTCTGCCATAAGTGTGGCTTGTGTTCAAGAGTTGCAGCATGGTGCCATAATTTTGCAAGAGTCGGTTCGAGCACAAAAATTGATGCAAATATTATTTCAAG AAGTAAAATATTTTATTGCCATCGGGGAGATCTATCGAGTCACAGAAGTCTTGAGAGTCTCTTTGAAACTTTACAAACCTTGGATACTGTTGAATCGGGGTGTCTCCAGCCAATTATTAACAAACTTAGATAAGTGTGCTGAAGCATGGACCGTCTCCGGTCTGGAGAACGCTTTGAAAACCATTTCTGATGCCAATGGTGTAGAATATGCCGTTTTGGCCAAACGACTCCTTTCATCCATCAAACATCTTGGTGACCTTGATCTCTCCCACTATTCTTTTAATCATGACAAAACGATTTGTAGAATATCACTTTTGACCACGGAAGAATTGCAAG ACATGAAAATGGTGCTATGGAGCGGAAACTATTATTTTGGCAAGCTTGCAAACCTGTGGGCCAATCGGATATCTCATGATCCTCCCAAACTTACATTTTGA
- the LOC135646136 gene encoding uncharacterized protein LOC135646136 isoform X4 gives MPGIPAAAAATLSTPADLFSFDDDDGFGDFIFASSDQPLPPHRQQDDDDWGEFVVSPLGSQRFESPATPPPFDAFPSHSAAVVVDEIVGVKEWEKPRGALPLSIFGEEEEEVNVPQPLQPLDLCSPSLSSSSPATDHKGPVAGGELRDLITSLYGHAPQPVGVDRIGSRLAEGKADDTGESSWEYKDASSSSPNSVLKLMMEDGIREEKSGPRGVAAVGEVEVLRIGSQGHQEANGWISVGSDGQDVSNGGTDGAGFLSDASFPMVVHDRIRNAQNTDDWFSGPENGEKRGEEEFWKFGDTVMENKVVSTLGQKSHEEPMIQDAETKMLGPSTETEATRSVLKSNLVDWPVHSCSNFKKEADLGLNDLNGYFCEPMFVGSSTKDITFTSSDRLTNNTLEMFIEVDQDDAVCAANDATKKHQNSDMVSSVQRDYHLGRTQCEFLKTSEVVVRNQDSACEIDKNDSTNLTHNSLVALYCRLKDGSASLLNCHLDDLKNAYEVASLSGEEVKEKEIYEEIKVAYEKLEEVKGTENAKIGEHLSKNVCISQLLKAVEEPNFRAFEQEYHLSERIISGKSYVQQLNFLNIPTQYFVFWH, from the exons ATGCCTGGGattcccgctgctgctgctgccaccctCTCCACCCCCGCCGATCTGTTCTCTTTCGACGATGATGACGGCTTTGGCGACTTCATATTCGCCTCCTCCGACCAACCTCTCCCACCCCATCGGCAGCAGGACGATGACGACTGGGGCGAATTTGTCGTCAGCCCGCTCGGATCCCAGCGTTTCGAATCCCCAGCTACGCCGCCCCCCTTCGATGCCTTCCCTTCCCATTCCGCCGCCGTCGTCGTCGACGAGATCGTGGGTGTCAAGGAATGGGAGAAACCCAGAGGGGCGCTGCCGCTGTCGATTttcggggaggaggaggaggaggtgaacgTACCGCAGCCCCTCCAGCCGCTGGACCTCTGCTCTCCTTCTTTGTCTTCTTCGAGTCCGGCCACAGATCACAAGGGACCGGTTGCGGGCGGAGAGCTGAGGGATCTGATCACCAGTCTCTATGGCCATGCCCCCCAACCGGTTGGCGTTGACAGGATCGGCTCTCGTTTGGCTGAGGGAAAGGCGGACGATACCGGCGAGAGCTCTTGGGAATACAAGGACGCCTCTTCCTCGTCGCCCAATTCGGTGCTCAAGTTGATGATG GAAGACGGTATACGAGAGGAGAAATCTGGGCCTCGTGGCGTTGCAGCTGTGGGTGAAGTCGAG GTTCTTCGAATTGGGTCACAAGGTCATCAAGAGGCAAATGGTTGGATCAGTGTTGGTAGTGATGGACAAGATGTTAGTAATGGTGGTACAGATGGAGCAGGCTTTCTTTCTGATGCTAGTTTTCCTATGGTTGTTCATGATAGAATAAGAAATGCCCAAAACACAGATGACTGGTTTTCCGGCCCAGAGAATGGCGAGAAAAGAGGTGAAGAGGAGTTTTGGAAGTTTGGTGATACTGTTATGGAGAACAAAGTCGTATCAACTTTGGGACAAAAG AGCCATGAAGAACCAATGATTCAAGATGCTGAGACAAAGATGCTGGGTCCCAGCACTGAAACTGAG GCTACCAGAAGCGTGTTGAAAAGTAACCTAGTTGACTGGCCTGTTCATTCTTGCAGCAATTTTAAAAAAGAAGCTGATCTAGGACTCAATGACCTGAATGGGTATTTTTGTGAGCCAATGTTTGTGGGGAGTTCAACTAAAGATATAACTTTTACCTCATCCGATAGGCTTACTAACAACACACTGGAAATGTTCATTGAGGTTGATCAGGACGATGCTGTTTGTGCTGCAAATGATGCCACAAAGAAGCATCAAAACTCAGATATGGTCAGCTCAGTGCAGAGAGATTATCATCTTGGTAGAACTCAATGCGAGTTCTTAAAAACTTCAGAAGTAGTGGTCAGGAATCAGGATTCTGCATGTGAAATAGATAAAAATGATTCAACTAATTTGACACACAACTCTCTTGTAGCTCTTTATTGTAGATTGAAAGATGGATCTGCTTCCTTATTAAATTGCCATCTTGATGATCTCAAG AATGCATATGAAGTTGCTTCTCTTTCTGGTGAAGaagttaaagaaaaagaaatatatgaAGAAATTAAG GTAGCTTATGAGAAACTAGAAGAAGTTAAGGGTACTGAAAATGCCAAAATAGGAGAGCACCTATCAAAAAATGTTTGCATTAGTCAACTGCTTAAAGCTGTAGAAGAGCCAAACTTTCGAGCATTTGAGCAAGAATATCACCTGTCAGAAAGAATAATATCA GGAAAGAGTTATGTGCAGCAATTGAATTTCTTGAACATACCAACTCAGTACTTTGTATTCTGGCATTAG
- the LOC135646136 gene encoding uncharacterized protein LOC135646136 isoform X3: MPGIPAAAAATLSTPADLFSFDDDDGFGDFIFASSDQPLPPHRQQDDDDWGEFVVSPLGSQRFESPATPPPFDAFPSHSAAVVVDEIVGVKEWEKPRGALPLSIFGEEEEEVNVPQPLQPLDLCSPSLSSSSPATDHKGPVAGGELRDLITSLYGHAPQPVGVDRIGSRLAEGKADDTGESSWEYKDASSSSPNSVLKLMMEDGIREEKSGPRGVAAVGEVEVLRIGSQGHQEANGWISVGSDGQDVSNGGTDGAGFLSDASFPMVVHDRIRNAQNTDDWFSGPENGEKRGEEEFWKFGDTVMENKVVSTLGQKSHEEPMIQDAETKMLGPSTETEATRSVLKSNLVDWPVHSCSNFKKEADLGLNDLNGYFCEPMFVGSSTKDITFTSSDRLTNNTLEMFIEVDQDDAVCAANDATKKHQNSDMVSSVQRDYHLGRTQCEFLKTSEVVVRNQDSACEIDKNDSTNLTHNSLVALYCRLKDGSASLLNCHLDDLKNAYEVASLSGEEVKEKEIYEEIKAGKELCAAIEFLEHTNSVLCILALASREEQHAYIHAWSAISVACVQELQHGAIILQESVRAQKLMQILFQEVKYFIAIGEIYRVTEVLRVSLKLYKPWILLNRGVSSQLLTNLDKCAEAWTVSGLENALKTISDANGVEYAVLAKRLLSSIKHLGDLDLSHYSFNHDKTICRISLLTTEELQDMKMVLWSGNYYFGKLANLWANRISHDPPKLTF, translated from the exons ATGCCTGGGattcccgctgctgctgctgccaccctCTCCACCCCCGCCGATCTGTTCTCTTTCGACGATGATGACGGCTTTGGCGACTTCATATTCGCCTCCTCCGACCAACCTCTCCCACCCCATCGGCAGCAGGACGATGACGACTGGGGCGAATTTGTCGTCAGCCCGCTCGGATCCCAGCGTTTCGAATCCCCAGCTACGCCGCCCCCCTTCGATGCCTTCCCTTCCCATTCCGCCGCCGTCGTCGTCGACGAGATCGTGGGTGTCAAGGAATGGGAGAAACCCAGAGGGGCGCTGCCGCTGTCGATTttcggggaggaggaggaggaggtgaacgTACCGCAGCCCCTCCAGCCGCTGGACCTCTGCTCTCCTTCTTTGTCTTCTTCGAGTCCGGCCACAGATCACAAGGGACCGGTTGCGGGCGGAGAGCTGAGGGATCTGATCACCAGTCTCTATGGCCATGCCCCCCAACCGGTTGGCGTTGACAGGATCGGCTCTCGTTTGGCTGAGGGAAAGGCGGACGATACCGGCGAGAGCTCTTGGGAATACAAGGACGCCTCTTCCTCGTCGCCCAATTCGGTGCTCAAGTTGATGATG GAAGACGGTATACGAGAGGAGAAATCTGGGCCTCGTGGCGTTGCAGCTGTGGGTGAAGTCGAG GTTCTTCGAATTGGGTCACAAGGTCATCAAGAGGCAAATGGTTGGATCAGTGTTGGTAGTGATGGACAAGATGTTAGTAATGGTGGTACAGATGGAGCAGGCTTTCTTTCTGATGCTAGTTTTCCTATGGTTGTTCATGATAGAATAAGAAATGCCCAAAACACAGATGACTGGTTTTCCGGCCCAGAGAATGGCGAGAAAAGAGGTGAAGAGGAGTTTTGGAAGTTTGGTGATACTGTTATGGAGAACAAAGTCGTATCAACTTTGGGACAAAAG AGCCATGAAGAACCAATGATTCAAGATGCTGAGACAAAGATGCTGGGTCCCAGCACTGAAACTGAG GCTACCAGAAGCGTGTTGAAAAGTAACCTAGTTGACTGGCCTGTTCATTCTTGCAGCAATTTTAAAAAAGAAGCTGATCTAGGACTCAATGACCTGAATGGGTATTTTTGTGAGCCAATGTTTGTGGGGAGTTCAACTAAAGATATAACTTTTACCTCATCCGATAGGCTTACTAACAACACACTGGAAATGTTCATTGAGGTTGATCAGGACGATGCTGTTTGTGCTGCAAATGATGCCACAAAGAAGCATCAAAACTCAGATATGGTCAGCTCAGTGCAGAGAGATTATCATCTTGGTAGAACTCAATGCGAGTTCTTAAAAACTTCAGAAGTAGTGGTCAGGAATCAGGATTCTGCATGTGAAATAGATAAAAATGATTCAACTAATTTGACACACAACTCTCTTGTAGCTCTTTATTGTAGATTGAAAGATGGATCTGCTTCCTTATTAAATTGCCATCTTGATGATCTCAAG AATGCATATGAAGTTGCTTCTCTTTCTGGTGAAGaagttaaagaaaaagaaatatatgaAGAAATTAAG GCAGGGAAAGAGTTATGTGCAGCAATTGAATTTCTTGAACATACCAACTCAGTACTTTGTATTCTGGCATTAGCATCAAGAGAGGAACAGCATGCTTATATTCATGCATGGTCTGCCATAAGTGTGGCTTGTGTTCAAGAGTTGCAGCATGGTGCCATAATTTTGCAAGAGTCGGTTCGAGCACAAAAATTGATGCAAATATTATTTCAAG AAGTAAAATATTTTATTGCCATCGGGGAGATCTATCGAGTCACAGAAGTCTTGAGAGTCTCTTTGAAACTTTACAAACCTTGGATACTGTTGAATCGGGGTGTCTCCAGCCAATTATTAACAAACTTAGATAAGTGTGCTGAAGCATGGACCGTCTCCGGTCTGGAGAACGCTTTGAAAACCATTTCTGATGCCAATGGTGTAGAATATGCCGTTTTGGCCAAACGACTCCTTTCATCCATCAAACATCTTGGTGACCTTGATCTCTCCCACTATTCTTTTAATCATGACAAAACGATTTGTAGAATATCACTTTTGACCACGGAAGAATTGCAAG ACATGAAAATGGTGCTATGGAGCGGAAACTATTATTTTGGCAAGCTTGCAAACCTGTGGGCCAATCGGATATCTCATGATCCTCCCAAACTTACATTTTGA
- the LOC135646136 gene encoding uncharacterized protein LOC135646136 isoform X1 — MPGIPAAAAATLSTPADLFSFDDDDGFGDFIFASSDQPLPPHRQQDDDDWGEFVVSPLGSQRFESPATPPPFDAFPSHSAAVVVDEIVGVKEWEKPRGALPLSIFGEEEEEVNVPQPLQPLDLCSPSLSSSSPATDHKGPVAGGELRDLITSLYGHAPQPVGVDRIGSRLAEGKADDTGESSWEYKDASSSSPNSVLKLMMEDGIREEKSGPRGVAAVGEVEVLRIGSQGHQEANGWISVGSDGQDVSNGGTDGAGFLSDASFPMVVHDRIRNAQNTDDWFSGPENGEKRGEEEFWKFGDTVMENKVVSTLGQKSHEEPMIQDAETKMLGPSTETEATRSVLKSNLVDWPVHSCSNFKKEADLGLNDLNGYFCEPMFVGSSTKDITFTSSDRLTNNTLEMFIEVDQDDAVCAANDATKKHQNSDMVSSVQRDYHLGRTQCEFLKTSEVVVRNQDSACEIDKNDSTNLTHNSLVALYCRLKDGSASLLNCHLDDLKNAYEVASLSGEEVKEKEIYEEIKVAYEKLEEVKGTENAKIGEHLSKNVCISQLLKAVEEPNFRAFEQEYHLSERIISAGKELCAAIEFLEHTNSVLCILALASREEQHAYIHAWSAISVACVQELQHGAIILQESVRAQKLMQILFQEVKYFIAIGEIYRVTEVLRVSLKLYKPWILLNRGVSSQLLTNLDKCAEAWTVSGLENALKTISDANGVEYAVLAKRLLSSIKHLGDLDLSHYSFNHDKTICRISLLTTEELQDMKMVLWSGNYYFGKLANLWANRISHDPPKLTF, encoded by the exons ATGCCTGGGattcccgctgctgctgctgccaccctCTCCACCCCCGCCGATCTGTTCTCTTTCGACGATGATGACGGCTTTGGCGACTTCATATTCGCCTCCTCCGACCAACCTCTCCCACCCCATCGGCAGCAGGACGATGACGACTGGGGCGAATTTGTCGTCAGCCCGCTCGGATCCCAGCGTTTCGAATCCCCAGCTACGCCGCCCCCCTTCGATGCCTTCCCTTCCCATTCCGCCGCCGTCGTCGTCGACGAGATCGTGGGTGTCAAGGAATGGGAGAAACCCAGAGGGGCGCTGCCGCTGTCGATTttcggggaggaggaggaggaggtgaacgTACCGCAGCCCCTCCAGCCGCTGGACCTCTGCTCTCCTTCTTTGTCTTCTTCGAGTCCGGCCACAGATCACAAGGGACCGGTTGCGGGCGGAGAGCTGAGGGATCTGATCACCAGTCTCTATGGCCATGCCCCCCAACCGGTTGGCGTTGACAGGATCGGCTCTCGTTTGGCTGAGGGAAAGGCGGACGATACCGGCGAGAGCTCTTGGGAATACAAGGACGCCTCTTCCTCGTCGCCCAATTCGGTGCTCAAGTTGATGATG GAAGACGGTATACGAGAGGAGAAATCTGGGCCTCGTGGCGTTGCAGCTGTGGGTGAAGTCGAG GTTCTTCGAATTGGGTCACAAGGTCATCAAGAGGCAAATGGTTGGATCAGTGTTGGTAGTGATGGACAAGATGTTAGTAATGGTGGTACAGATGGAGCAGGCTTTCTTTCTGATGCTAGTTTTCCTATGGTTGTTCATGATAGAATAAGAAATGCCCAAAACACAGATGACTGGTTTTCCGGCCCAGAGAATGGCGAGAAAAGAGGTGAAGAGGAGTTTTGGAAGTTTGGTGATACTGTTATGGAGAACAAAGTCGTATCAACTTTGGGACAAAAG AGCCATGAAGAACCAATGATTCAAGATGCTGAGACAAAGATGCTGGGTCCCAGCACTGAAACTGAG GCTACCAGAAGCGTGTTGAAAAGTAACCTAGTTGACTGGCCTGTTCATTCTTGCAGCAATTTTAAAAAAGAAGCTGATCTAGGACTCAATGACCTGAATGGGTATTTTTGTGAGCCAATGTTTGTGGGGAGTTCAACTAAAGATATAACTTTTACCTCATCCGATAGGCTTACTAACAACACACTGGAAATGTTCATTGAGGTTGATCAGGACGATGCTGTTTGTGCTGCAAATGATGCCACAAAGAAGCATCAAAACTCAGATATGGTCAGCTCAGTGCAGAGAGATTATCATCTTGGTAGAACTCAATGCGAGTTCTTAAAAACTTCAGAAGTAGTGGTCAGGAATCAGGATTCTGCATGTGAAATAGATAAAAATGATTCAACTAATTTGACACACAACTCTCTTGTAGCTCTTTATTGTAGATTGAAAGATGGATCTGCTTCCTTATTAAATTGCCATCTTGATGATCTCAAG AATGCATATGAAGTTGCTTCTCTTTCTGGTGAAGaagttaaagaaaaagaaatatatgaAGAAATTAAG GTAGCTTATGAGAAACTAGAAGAAGTTAAGGGTACTGAAAATGCCAAAATAGGAGAGCACCTATCAAAAAATGTTTGCATTAGTCAACTGCTTAAAGCTGTAGAAGAGCCAAACTTTCGAGCATTTGAGCAAGAATATCACCTGTCAGAAAGAATAATATCA GCAGGGAAAGAGTTATGTGCAGCAATTGAATTTCTTGAACATACCAACTCAGTACTTTGTATTCTGGCATTAGCATCAAGAGAGGAACAGCATGCTTATATTCATGCATGGTCTGCCATAAGTGTGGCTTGTGTTCAAGAGTTGCAGCATGGTGCCATAATTTTGCAAGAGTCGGTTCGAGCACAAAAATTGATGCAAATATTATTTCAAG AAGTAAAATATTTTATTGCCATCGGGGAGATCTATCGAGTCACAGAAGTCTTGAGAGTCTCTTTGAAACTTTACAAACCTTGGATACTGTTGAATCGGGGTGTCTCCAGCCAATTATTAACAAACTTAGATAAGTGTGCTGAAGCATGGACCGTCTCCGGTCTGGAGAACGCTTTGAAAACCATTTCTGATGCCAATGGTGTAGAATATGCCGTTTTGGCCAAACGACTCCTTTCATCCATCAAACATCTTGGTGACCTTGATCTCTCCCACTATTCTTTTAATCATGACAAAACGATTTGTAGAATATCACTTTTGACCACGGAAGAATTGCAAG ACATGAAAATGGTGCTATGGAGCGGAAACTATTATTTTGGCAAGCTTGCAAACCTGTGGGCCAATCGGATATCTCATGATCCTCCCAAACTTACATTTTGA